The proteins below come from a single Papaver somniferum cultivar HN1 chromosome 11, ASM357369v1, whole genome shotgun sequence genomic window:
- the LOC113324734 gene encoding uncharacterized protein LOC113324734: protein MKDAGLTLKEGGTPCILLSSYIGSPRNIYEIYQDSMANTHFNYHAYVFLTMTASPNWPEIQGELLQHQYACHRPDLLARVFELKRNDLMNEIANNNVFGKVVGHVHTIEFQKHGLPHMNLLIFLEKSDKIRTVDQVNKFVSAEFTDEKKDPLLFNTIRKCMVHGPCGDGNPGSPLDGGGYPVYRRSNDGR, encoded by the coding sequence ATGAAAGATGCTGGATTAACACTTAAAGAAGGAGGTACACCATGCATTTTACTATCCTCATATATTGGGAGTCCAAGAAACATATATGAAATCTATCAAGATTCAATGGCAAATACACACTTTAACTATCATGCTTATGTTTTTCTCACTATGACTGCCAGTCCGAATTGGCCAGAAATTCAAGGCGAGCTTCTACAACACCAATATGCATGCCATCGTCCTGATTTATTGGCACGAGTTTTTGAGTTAAAAAGGAATGATCTCATGAATGAGATAGCCAATAATAATGTGTTTGGAAAAGTTGTTGGTCATGTGCACACCATTGAATTTCAGAAACATGGATTACCACATATGAATTTACTAATATTCTTGGAGAAATCAGACAAAATACGTACAGTTGATCAAGTAAATAAATTTGTTTCGGCCGAATTTACAGATGAGAAGAAAGATCCACTCCTATTTAATACAATAAGGAAGTGTATGGTGCACGGTCCATGCGGTGATGGGAATCCAGGGTCCCCTTTAGACGGTGGCGGGTATCCAGTATACCGACGTAGTAATGATGGAAGATAA